The DNA sequence CACGGCAATCATCGCCGCGATGCCGGAGATGCCATAGGGCAACAGCACCGGGGCAAGCGCCACGAGCAGCAGGATGCCGATGCTGAGAATGAGCAGTGGGGCGCGGCTGTTGCCCACCCCGCGAAGGATGGCAATGTTGAACGTGCCGGTCGCATCGCGGATGCCCAGGATGAGCAGGATCTGCAGCGGCAGGATGGCGGCGCGCCATTCCTCGCCGACAAGCAGCGGAATCAGCAGCGGCGCTATGACGGCAAAGCCCAGCGTGGCCGGATAGATTGCCGCCGTGGTGAGGGTGAAGACGCGGTCGAGCAGATCGTGCACGGTCTTCCGGCTCGATTGCAGCCGGGCCACCACATTCATCGCGATCTCGTTGAACGGCCCCATGAGCAGTTCGGTCAGCATGCCCGACACCGATCCGGCCATGGACAGGAGACCAACTGCGCGTTCGCCGCCGACAAGGCTGAGCAGGAAGCGCGGAAGGGCATCATCGGCATAGCCGAGAAAATAGGTCGCAACCGTATCGCGGTTGAAGGCGAACAATTCCCGGAAGGCTTGCGGGCAGAAGGAAAGACCGGGCCGCCATCTGGCGGCATAGACGGTGCCGGTCACGCTGATCAGCGTTGCAGCCGCCATGCTGGCCACAAGCGCCCAGACCCCGAAGCCCAGCACGGCCAGGACAAGCGCCACGACCGTGCCGACAAGGGATTCAACGGATTCGATCCAGACGATCTTCTCATTCTCCAGCCGCCGCTGCAGCAGCGCGCCCGGCACGGATTCCAGGCTTCCGAACACCATGATCAGGCACAGGGCCGGCAGGACGTCCGCCACCGCCGGCGCGCCGGCCAGGGCCGCGACCGGCCCTGCCGTCAGGGCAATGATCCCGGCAAAGACGATGGTGAGGCCGGTATTCAGCCAGAAGGTCGTATCGAGATGCGCCCGGGAAATTTCATCACGCTGCTGAAGGGATTCCACCAGCGGCGCGCCGACAAATATGCCGACAATGCCGAAGACCAGACCGGCCAGCGCCATGATCCCATAGGGTTCCGGCCCCAAGATACGGGCCATGATGGTGAAGCTGACCAGGCCGAAAACAGCCGATACCCACGTGTGGGCAAACATCCAGGCGAGATTGCGGACCGCCCGGCGGATGACATTGCCCGCCGTCATCTCAGGCGGGCTCGAACTGCCGGCCGGTTCCGTTGATGAATTCTGTCATGGCGCGCAGCACGGCAGCGCCGGTGCCGGTCAGCCGGCCTTCCTCGCGGACGATATCCGCAGATTCGCGCTGAACCGATTCGACCTGTTTGAGCATGGCCGACAGCCTGCGGCGCTCCAGCCATCCGAAATCGCCGCTGTCCAGCATTCGGCGGAGGGCCCACATCATGCGTGCCGAGACAAATGCGGCGTGAAAGATACCCTCCAGCGGTCGTTCGGTCTGGCGAATGGGCGACCAGTAGAGTTCGGAGTCGGGATTCTCGACCAGCATCTCGTTCCGGCACGCACCAAACAGGGCGGCATGGCCTTCTTCATGCGCCAGCGTGACAATGAGGTCGGCCACGGACGCCTTGCGTTCGGCGTTCAGGGCAACGGCCCCCCAAAGGCGGAAACAGGTGCCGCCCTCGAATTCCAGGGACCCTTCCACCGGGCCGACCAGCACCAGTTCGCCGAGCAGGGCGTTCATCTCGCCGTGCAGTTCCGGCAGGTTGCGGGCAATCCAGTCCAGCGCCGTGTCCAGACGATCGGCGAAACGGGCCGCCTTCACGGGATCCGGCTCGGTGACGCCTGCCACGCCGGTTTCGGGGGCGCCCATGAATTTCATGATCCTGGCCCCGGCTTCGGCCGAATAGTCCCGCCCGAGCATGTTTACACGGGTCTGAAGGGCTTCCGGCGGGGTCAGGAAGATGCGTTGCAGACCAGCGACCGCCGCATCCGGCTGGTCAGCCTGGATCGCTTCGACCGCGTCATAATAGGCTCCGAATACGGAGGACGGGACGCGCTGGTCGGTCCCGATCGACTGGCGCCAGGCGGCACAGGCCTCTGGCAGGCCGGGCTGACGTTCCGACAGGACGTCCGAGAGATATGCGAGACTTTCGAACAGGCCGTCATGCATGCGCGCATTGGTGCGCCGCGCGGCCATTGTGTCTGGAAGAAACTGGAAGTCGAGCATGTGCAAATGGGTTCCGGAAACTCTGTGCCTGTTGGGAAAGATGTGCACCGCCTCATCCGAGGCGATGCACGTTCGCTAGGCAAGAAAGATTAATTCCACCGGAAGAAGAACTTCCGGCCGCCTTTCTTGCGCCGTCTGCCGCCTCCCTTGCAGCCGACCATCGTGTCGTTTTTCGCGTCACGATCGTTGCTGAAGCCGAGGAGCATTTCTTTCTTAAGGTTCATAAGAGTACTCCCTTAGTTCCCGCCAACAGCGGCGGGACCCATCATCTTGCACATTCCATGCAACTTTACAGATGAATTCCCCCGACCCACGAAATTATCGGGCACGGCTCGCCAATGGGTGCCCCAAAGGGCATAAACCCGTGAAATGGCGGTAAATTCTTCCCCCGTATGGGGGAAATGCGCTGTATGGAGAAACAAATTGCCTGATCACAGGCGGTGTCAGCCTATCTCACAAAGACCCGACTCGGTTCAAACTGTCCCGCCCGGATGTCCCCAAGTGCAACAGCGTCTCCACCGCACACTGCGATGGCCGCCCGGTCGTCAGGATCGCCAGACGCCTCGGCTTTCCATTGCTCGATGATGTAGGGCAACAGGACAATCGAGCGTCCATGCCGGAGGCTGGCCGCCTCTTCGCGCGTGATCTCGATTTCGGGAACATTCTCCAGCATCGCATGCACAGGTTGCAGGAAGGACAGCAGGGTTTCGGTGTCTTCCGTCTCCTCGATTCTGGACAGCGGGATCGCGGCGGGCGCGCCGAACTTGCCGACCCGGGTGCGGCGCAACTGGCTGATATGGCCTTCACAGCCGAGGTCGAACGCAAGGTCGCGCGCCATGGCCCGCACATAGAATCCCTTGCCCGACGTGACGTGAATGACGGTGTGGTCTTCATCCGGCATGCCAATGACACTGGCCTCGAAGACATCCACCTGGCGGGAGGTCAGTTCGAAGCTCTCCCCTTCCCGCGCCAGATCATAGGCGCGTTGTCCATCCACCTTGATGGCCGAGAATTTGGGGGGCACCTGTTCAATCGTGCCGACATAATCGGCCAGCAGCGCCTCGACCTGCTCGCGCGTCGGTCGGGCATCGGAGGTGGCTGTCACCTCCCCTTCTGCGTCCTGGCTTTCGGTGGAGACTCCCCAGCGGATGGTGAAAACGTATTCCTTGCGGGCATCCATCGCCCATTGCACCGTTTTCGTGGCCTCTCCGAACGCAATCGGCAGGATGCCATCGGCCAGCGGATCCAGCGTGCCGCCATGTCCGACTTTCTGGGCATTGTACTTTCGCTTCAGGATCGCCACCGCCTGGGTGGAGGTGATGTCGACAGGCTTGAACAGGTTGAGCCACCCGTTGATCGGGTCACCCTTGCGTTTTCTTTGACGGGCCAAGTTTCAGGTCTCGCGGGTTGCGTCAGCACACGGTTCGAACGCGGCCGACGGTGGAACAGGACAAGGCGCGGCCTTACGCAGCCAGCCCCGGTGCGTCAAGGCGGCGGGATCAGCCGGGCATGCGACAAATCAGGAGGCGTTGCGGACGTCTTCGGGATCCTGGTCAAACAGGACATCCGGCTCGTTCGGCCGGTCGGCGTCCCCGGCGTCTGCCGTCAGGGGCGCGTGATCTGCAGTCTTCGCGGCAAGCGCGGCAGGCCGGCTGGAAGGCGCGGCCGGCGTGCGGAGATTGACGATGTCCAGATCGAGATCGAAATCGCCCTGAATCTCGCGATCCCCGGTATCCATCTTGTGGCGCACAACATCCCGTATCTGCCGCAGCACGTCATGATTGTTGTCGACCAGCGGAATCCGGCGACCATCGGACGCCCCGATCACGAGCCGGTAATAGGGTTGGCGCATCTTCATGCGGCGCGCGATCATCACGGCGCGTATTCCCAGAACCAGCGCGATCAGGCCGAGCAGCGCACCGATACCAAGTGCCACCATGCTGCCATTGCTGCCGGGAAACAGGCCGCCCCAGGCAAGCGCCAGCAGGCCGAAGAACAGATTGATCACGAAAAGGGAAGCATGAACGCTTTTCGCCCGGCGGTTTGCGGGCGTGTCCCATGGCGCGA is a window from the Hyphomonas sp. genome containing:
- a CDS encoding oligosaccharide flippase family protein, producing the protein MTAGNVIRRAVRNLAWMFAHTWVSAVFGLVSFTIMARILGPEPYGIMALAGLVFGIVGIFVGAPLVESLQQRDEISRAHLDTTFWLNTGLTIVFAGIIALTAGPVAALAGAPAVADVLPALCLIMVFGSLESVPGALLQRRLENEKIVWIESVESLVGTVVALVLAVLGFGVWALVASMAAATLISVTGTVYAARWRPGLSFCPQAFRELFAFNRDTVATYFLGYADDALPRFLLSLVGGERAVGLLSMAGSVSGMLTELLMGPFNEIAMNVVARLQSSRKTVHDLLDRVFTLTTAAIYPATLGFAVIAPLLIPLLVGEEWRAAILPLQILLILGIRDATGTFNIAILRGVGNSRAPLLILSIGILLLVALAPVLLPYGISGIAAMIAVRTFLTWPLSAFLVERTAGYPALRQLTIGWRALLSALGMVGAVLLVQAVLPSDFPVVAEIACMVGVGVMAYAAWMWLIGARQVRDIRDAFSWFRNQDETVADLV
- a CDS encoding HEXXH motif-containing putative peptide modification protein encodes the protein MLDFQFLPDTMAARRTNARMHDGLFESLAYLSDVLSERQPGLPEACAAWRQSIGTDQRVPSSVFGAYYDAVEAIQADQPDAAVAGLQRIFLTPPEALQTRVNMLGRDYSAEAGARIMKFMGAPETGVAGVTEPDPVKAARFADRLDTALDWIARNLPELHGEMNALLGELVLVGPVEGSLEFEGGTCFRLWGAVALNAERKASVADLIVTLAHEEGHAALFGACRNEMLVENPDSELYWSPIRQTERPLEGIFHAAFVSARMMWALRRMLDSGDFGWLERRRLSAMLKQVESVQRESADIVREEGRLTGTGAAVLRAMTEFINGTGRQFEPA
- the truB gene encoding tRNA pseudouridine(55) synthase TruB, coding for MARQRKRKGDPINGWLNLFKPVDITSTQAVAILKRKYNAQKVGHGGTLDPLADGILPIAFGEATKTVQWAMDARKEYVFTIRWGVSTESQDAEGEVTATSDARPTREQVEALLADYVGTIEQVPPKFSAIKVDGQRAYDLAREGESFELTSRQVDVFEASVIGMPDEDHTVIHVTSGKGFYVRAMARDLAFDLGCEGHISQLRRTRVGKFGAPAAIPLSRIEETEDTETLLSFLQPVHAMLENVPEIEITREEAASLRHGRSIVLLPYIIEQWKAEASGDPDDRAAIAVCGGDAVALGDIRAGQFEPSRVFVR
- a CDS encoding DUF6232 family protein is translated as MDRQTLDMEGSRRGEISSASLQLGDDTIAIQCIATMSVESMEFAPWDTPANRRAKSVHASLFVINLFFGLLALAWGGLFPGSNGSMVALGIGALLGLIALVLGIRAVMIARRMKMRQPYYRLVIGASDGRRIPLVDNNHDVLRQIRDVVRHKMDTGDREIQGDFDLDLDIVNLRTPAAPSSRPAALAAKTADHAPLTADAGDADRPNEPDVLFDQDPEDVRNAS